The segment TTGGATAAACTGGATGCGGTAATCATCTTCGATCACGCCCGCTTCATTCAAATAGCGTTCTTCCCGAGAGACCCCCATGCCGTTTTCTGAAACGAACCAATCGATATTGCCGTAGTTGTCTCGAATATTGATCCCAATGTCATAAATTGCTTTAGGATAGATCTCCCAACCTTTGTCTACATTCATTCGACGTCCCGGCATTTCATATTCATCAAAATATTTTTCCGGCATCCAATCGACAGTCAAACTGTTTGGCGAAACAGCCGGTGCCTGTACTCGATGAGGATGATAGTAATTGACTCCCAAATAATCAATAGTATTTGCTTTGATAGTTGTTAATTCTTCTTGAGAAGCATCCCAAAGCATGCCGTCTTTTTCAAGGACTGCTGCCAATTTCTCAGGAAACTCTCCTAATGTGGATGCATTCATAAATAATTGATTGAGCCATAGATCCGCAAATTCCGAAGCAGCCAAATCTTCAGGGGCATCGCTTTTTGGATATGGTGGTGTCAGATTTAAAATGATCCCGATACGGCCATCTGGATTTCGATTCAATTCACGAAAACGAGCGATCGCTTTGGCAGATGCTAGTTGGATGTTATAAGCGACTTGTACCGCTTTTTTCCCATCTACAAGATTAGGATAATGGAATTGGTGCAAGTATTCTCCTTCAACGATCACCATTGGTTCATTGAAAGTAAACCAATCTACGACACGATCACTGAATAATTCAAAACAACGCTCCGCGAATTTTACATATAGATCCACGACATGTTTTGATTCCCATCCGCCATAACGATGATAAAGTTCAACTGGCAGATCAAAATGATGCAGGTTGATCACTGGACGAATATCATTTTTGATAAACTCATCGATTACTTCATTATAAAAACGGACAGCATCTTCGTTAACTGTACCCGCTTCCAAATCATCGATCAAACGCGTCCATTGGATAGAAGTCCTGATTGAATTCAAACCGATCTCTTTCATCAACGCGATATCTTCACGAAAACTGTTGTAAAAATTCGAAGCAGTGTCTGGTCCTACTTGATTGTAAAATTCTTCCGGCTGGATCTCGTACCAGTAATCAAACATATTCGCATGTTTTTTGTTGAAACGTCCTTCTGATTGCGGTCCTGACGTAGCAGCGCCCCACCAGAAATTTTTTGGAAATTCTAAATTCATTTTTCTACTCCTTTATCAATGTATCCGCAAGAGCCAGACCGCCGATGATCCCTGATTGATCTTGTAATTGACACGGTACGATGAACTCATCAAGGTCGCCTACTGATACATAGTTATTTAATAAGTGCTGATAGTGTTTGCGGATCAGCGGGAATAA is part of the Enterococcus mediterraneensis genome and harbors:
- a CDS encoding glycoside hydrolase family 1 protein yields the protein MNLEFPKNFWWGAATSGPQSEGRFNKKHANMFDYWYEIQPEEFYNQVGPDTASNFYNSFREDIALMKEIGLNSIRTSIQWTRLIDDLEAGTVNEDAVRFYNEVIDEFIKNDIRPVINLHHFDLPVELYHRYGGWESKHVVDLYVKFAERCFELFSDRVVDWFTFNEPMVIVEGEYLHQFHYPNLVDGKKAVQVAYNIQLASAKAIARFRELNRNPDGRIGIILNLTPPYPKSDAPEDLAASEFADLWLNQLFMNASTLGEFPEKLAAVLEKDGMLWDASQEELTTIKANTIDYLGVNYYHPHRVQAPAVSPNSLTVDWMPEKYFDEYEMPGRRMNVDKGWEIYPKAIYDIGINIRDNYGNIDWFVSENGMGVSREERYLNEAGVIEDDYRIQFIQEHLYWLNKAMAEGSHCFGYHLWTPIDCWSWKNAYRNRYGFISTNIHTQVKTIKKSGHWIKNVAETNQVTLEDTLIKTIENN